GCCGGATATATCGTGCTCGGCCTTATTGCAGAGAAAGTGACAGGACAGCCGTTTACCAGTGTCATTCAAAAACAAGTGTTTGACCCGGCCGGAATGAATCGATCCGGCTATTTCCGCCTTGATGAGCTGCCTGAACATACAGCGCAAGGTTATCTCGACGTAGCAGGGGGCTGGCGGACCAACCAGTATTCCATTCCGGTTCGGGGAGGAGCAGACGGTGGCGCATTCACAACGGCTGAAGACATGGAGAAGTTTTGGAGCAGCCTGCTGGCGTATGAATTGCTGTCAGCTGATATGACCGACCGGCTCCTGACGCCGCATATTCCAACAAAAAATGGCGCGCACGGATATGGTATTCGGATAACGGAAGAGGGTTACTCGATCTCAGGAAAAGACCCGGGTGTCCGGTTCTATTCAATTGTCAGGAAATCGGATCACTCGATTCTGACAATGCTCGCGAACACGGAATGCAATCTGCCGGCAGTTATTGCAGTGATCAAAGGAGAGACGGATAGTGGCGACTGAATGGATCCAGGCGGCGGATGAAGAACGAAGACCAGCGGGCGTGTTTGCCCGGCATCATATACATGAACGGGGTTTGCTCCATGAGACATTTCATTGCTGGCTGGTTCATGGAGAAGAAGTGCTTCTGCAGACGAGAAGCAGCGGGAAGAAAGATTTTCCGGGCTTGCTGGATATTTCAGCGGCTGGCCATCTATTAGCCGGAGAAACAGTACAGGACGGTGTGCGTGAACTTTATGAAGAGTTGGGGGTGCGGGTTGACTTCAATTCGCTTGTGCCGCTTGGCGTGATTAAAGATGAAATCCGGCTGCCTGGCTTTATCGACAAAGAGTGGACCCATGTATACTTATTGGAAATACCGAAGGAAACCCCATTTATACTTCAGGAAGAGGAAGTGGAAAGGGTTGAATGGTTTCATCTGGAAAAGCTGCAGCAGCTCTGGGCGGGACAGGAAATTCAGGCGGGCGGACGAAATCTGAAGAAGACGGATATCGTGCCGCATGAAGACCGGTATATGCTTACGGTATTTGACGGAATTCAGCGCTATATGGCGTTAAAGGAGTGAGGATGCATATGAACGGGAAGAAGTTTGCGATCATTTTGGTGGCATTGACGCTGCTCATGGTTGTGCTGATTTATCTTGTGATGCAATGGTTTATCTCCGCCAATTTATAAAAGCACAGCCCGCGGGCTGTGCTTTTGTCTACTCTGAGATCAATTCCGCCTGGATGATGTATCGGTCGGGTGCATCGCCGAAAAAATTGAACGGATAGCAAGTCGTCAGTGTAAGAGTGGCTTCGTCTTTCTCAACGATGACGGTCCGATCATCTTTATGGGTGATCCAAATTTTATTGATCTGATAGGTGAGTTTCTTCCCTTCATATTCGACAAGCAGCTGATCGGATACTTCCAATTCACCGAGTTGCGCAAAAACAGTATCCCGGTGGCCGCTCATAACCGTATGGCCCGGGCTTCCGGGAACCGTGGTAGTCTCACTGACATACAGACCGACCCCTTGGCTTAAGACATCCTCATCGGTTCCCCAGTATACGGTGTACTTTTGTTCAATATCCGGAATGAGCAGTGTTGCTGCTTCTGCTCCGAGTGTGTGTTCCACATCCGCGGTCAGGACAGGAGCAGCAGCGGCCGGCTCCGGCTCAATTCCAGATTCCGATTCAGGTGCCGGTTCGGATACACTCGGTTGGGCGGATGGGGAGCTGGCTCTGCCTCTGTGACAGTTTCACTTTCCTTGAACGTCTGAACCTCTTCAATACTCAAGTCCTGAGCAGCTGTCTGTCCGCCGTACCATTGCCAAAAATTATACAATCCCATGCCAAGTCCGATCAGTAATAAACAAAGTCCAAGCCAGCGTCTCATCGCCTCATCACCTCACAGGAAAACGGCAGGGAACACCTGCCGTTTTAAACTATGCTTGTGTTTTTCCTTCTTTACGGCGGAGCATCAAGAGTGCGCCTGCTCCCGCAATGGCTGTACCGAACAGCATCATCAATGGGTTACTTGTTGCTGTGTCCGGGAGTGGTTCACCTTCTTCTTCATCTTCGTCAGCAGCTGCTTCGTCTTCATCAGTTGCTTCGTTTTCATCAATTGCTTCTTCTTCCTCATTACCCTCTTCGTCGTCATTCCAATCAGCGACAAAGGCATCATATTCATCAGCCGTCACTTCACATGGAATGCCGTCGTCATCGCCATCGAGGCGGTGCGGATCATTATCAGCGCTGTATCCGTTTGTAAACCAGAAATCCAATGCATCTTCATGTGTGGCAAAGTAGTCGCAGTCTCTGTCGTTTGTGACTGTATCTTCTGTGTCTTCGGAAGCGGCGTCTTCATCAGTCTCTTCTTCATCTGTCGTTCCTTCTACTGGATCTTCAGTGTCAGTTCCGGCTTCCTGCTCTGCCGCATAGGCATCGAAGTCAGCTTGTAGTACTTCACAAGGAAGTCCATCTGCGTCGCCATCCAAATTATGCGGGTCATTCTCTGCATCGAAATCATTCTCATACCAGAGTTCCACGAGACCCTCAGTATCCCCTTCGAAATCACCGCAGTTCAACGTGTCTTCGATGTGATTGTCTGCACTTACCCCAGTTGCGAATCCCAAGGCCAAAAACGAACCGATGAGCCATGCTGTTAACTTATTCTTCATCGTTTTTCTCCTTTCTTTCTGCGTATTTTATGTAGCTCATCCATAACTTAAACGATATGAGACAATTTGTAAAATGAAAACATGGATAATTCGGAATACTTGCAGGGAAACAGGAAAAATTTCGCATGAAAAATACCAATCCATACAAAAATAAGCTCTCTCCCGATTGGGAGAGAGCTTATGAAAGGTTGTTGGTTGAATTACAGTTTAACTACGTTAGAAGCCTGCAGGCCACGCTGACCTTGCTCGATGTCGAAAGATACGTCCTGTCCTTCGTCCAATGTTTTGAAACCTTCGCCTTGGATTGCTGAGAAGTGTACGAATACATCGTCTCCGCCGTCGCGCTCGATAAATCCGAAGCCTTTTTCTGAATTAAACCATTTCACTTTACCTTGTTCCATGTTTGTTTCCTCCTCGTGTACAATTACTCGTACACATTGTGTTACTATCCTTGCTCAAACTCTTCGAAAATTATCCGAACAAAAATAATCCTTTTTAAATATAACACCCTATTTCAGGAATTGCAACCAATAAGGAAAACTTAGAGGAATTCTTTTTTTACAGGGATTGCGTATACTAAAGAAAAAAGGGGAATGGAGAAGAAAACATGAACAAGATTATGGTGATCGGTGTCTCAGCAGGTGCAGGGAAATCAACGTTTGCAAGGGAATTAGGTGTCCGGACCGGCCTGCCGGTCCACCACCTGGATGCTCATTTCTGGAATGCCGGATGGGTGGAATCGACTCCGGAAGAATTCATTGAAAAAACGGCGATTCTCCTGCGGGAAAAGGAATGGATCATCGATGGGAATTACAGCGCAACCTTTGAGATGCGGGCGGCTGAAGCAGATACGATGATTTATCTGGAATTGCCGCTTCGGGTCTGTCTGTACCGGGTGCTGAAGCGCTGGGTCAGCAATCTCGGCCATACGCGTCCGGATATGCCCGAGAGCTGTGAAGAGAAGATGGACAAGGAATTTCTTTCATTCATCATCCGGACGTACGCAACGCGAAAAGTGAAGATGCGGCACCGGCTTCAGCAATTTGAAGAAGCACGACCCGGCAACCGTTCAATCATACTGAGAGGCAAGCGGCAAATCGAAGGATTTTTGGATACGTTTCCTGTAATGAAAGGTGGATTTAGTGAATAAGTTAAAAGAAGGCATGATTATAAATCAACGTACAGGTGAAAGTGAGTCGTTCTATATCCGGTGCCTGGCTGTTGCCGACTTGCCGATTATCGAAGAGATGCAACAGGAAGTGATTCATGCAGTAACGGTGCAGGATCAGTTGCAGCCGCTGACAACGGAAGAGTTTTTATTTATTCTGAATGGCCGGGGACTCATGGTCGGCGCATTCACGGAAGAAAAATTAATCGGATTCCGGGCGCTGCTGATCCCGCCGCTGGACGAAGAGCATCTGGGACGGGATTTTGGACTTCCTGATGAAGAATTACCGCGCGTGCTCTATCAGGAGTTGTCTGCTGTCCTTCCAGCGTATCGCGGAAACCGACTGCAGCAGCAAATGGCCCGCATTGTAATGGAGCAAGTGCCGAACCTGGAAGGGGATTTTCGCTATATAGCCTGCACGGTCGCACCGATGAATATCCCAAGCATGAAAGATAAAATTGCCCAAGGTATGCACATCGCTGCTTTAAAGGAGAAATACAGCAGCATGCTGCGCTATATTTTCGTGAAGGACTTGGAACAGGAACAGGTGGAATATACCGGACACATTGCGGTGCCGGCAGAAGACCTTGAACGGCAGCAGGAACTGCTTACAGATAATTATGTTGGTGTTGGCATAACGCCGGCTAACGGAAGTTTCAGCCTCGATTTTGCAAAAAGGAGTATGGAAGACGGTTCGGCTGAAGAATAGGGAATACAAGATAGAACTGATGGAAAAGGACAGCCGCTTGTCCTCTGTCTCAGTCTGCTGATCTGTTGGCAGATAGTGGAGTAGTCTTTGGTGACAATTAAAAGAAATCGACTGGGAGGCGCCACCGCCATGAATCTATCATTCGATAAGGATTTCCCTATCCGGTCACTCAGCTTTCACGGCCCTATTCAGCAGGAAATTTCATCAGTCATTTATAATTCCGAAAATGTAACAGATGGGGCGGTGTTCGTCTGTATTCCAGGAGAAAACACGGACGGCCATTTCTATATTGAAGAAGCGGTCGCAAAAGGGGCGGCTGTGATCATCGGCTCTGATGCTGTTGTTCTGGATTCATATAAGAACCGGTTTGAAAATGTGACGTTTGCGCTGGTGGAAGATCCCCGTGAGGCTTTGGCACTTTTCTCGATCGCGCTGTCAGAAGTTGTACAGGACCGGTTGGTCAAAGTGGGGATTACCGGAACAAACGGCAAGACGACGGTTGCAGCTTATGTGCGTAATCTGTTCAATCTGGTCGGGATGCCGTGCGGACTTGTCGGCACAAACGGGGTATACACATCTAAGTCAAAGCTGGCATTTAAAAAAACAACGCCTATCAAACCGTTGTCTGCTGATCTGCACCGGATTTTTTCGATCCTTACCGAACATGGAGATGAAGCGGTGTCGATGGAAGTCACATCGATCGCGCTTGATCAGAAACGGACGTACGGCGTGGAATTTGAAGTCGCTGTCCATACGAACCTGTCGGAAGAACATTTGGAATATCATAAGACAATTGCTTGCTACCGGCAGGCCAAGCTGAAACTGTTCAGCCAGACTAAAAAGGCTGTAGTGAATCTGGATGACCGGGGCATGGCTCGGGAAATACTTGAAACTGCCGATTGCCCGATTCTGACATACAGCCAGAAACCAGGCCGGGGCGCGCATTTGACATGGACTAACGTTCGGCATACAGCAGAAGGCATGAGGTTTGATCTGATTTGGCAGGGAGATACCCATTCGGTTACCATGCCGCTGTTCGCTGATTATAATGTGGGAAACATGGCTGCTGCCATCGGAGCGCTGCTGCAGGCCGACATCCCAATGGAGCGTGTCTTGCCTATCCTGCCTGAAGTGGAGCGGGTGGAAGGCCGATTCCAGCTTATCAACGGCCCGGAAGAACGCAGAATCATTATCGATTATGCCCATACACCCGTCGCGCTCAATAAAGTCCTGAAAGCCTCAAATGAGTTGAAACATAACCGGCTGATTGCATTGATTGCAGGCATCGGTATCCGGGATTTTGGAAAAATGCCGAAAATGGCCAGGGCAGCCGAAGGGAAGGCGGACGTGCTGGTCGTCACCGTCGATCATCCGGGTGATCACGAGCCGGAAGTGGTTATCAATGAAGTGATGAAAGGTTTTTCCATCCCGCATAAGCAGCAGGTAATGACGGCGATGACGAGAAAAGCAGCGGTTGAAGCGGCGCTGCAGGAAAGTGGGCCCGGGGATATCATATTGCTGACGAGCGGCTGCATTAACGGCGCACAGATCATCAAAGGCGAATATGTGCCACATTCAGATGAAGAAATCATTGATCAATTCTTTCTGGCGCAAAGGTGAGCGATTTTGTTTATAATAGAGGAGTAGCTTGAATTGAGTGAGTAAATGGAGGGAAAAGAATGGAATTCCGTACGGAAAAAGATACAATTGGTGAAATTCAAGTCCCGGCCGATAAATTATGGGGAGCACAGACGCAGCGCAGCAAACAAAACTTTGCAATCGGCACAGAAAAGATGCCGCATGAGGTTGTCATGGCGTTTGCTCAGCTGAAAAAAGCGACGGCAAAAGCGAATCACAAACTCGGTAAACTGTCCGATGCAAAAATGGAAGCAATCGCGGCAGCGGCTGATGAAGTGATTGCCGGAAAGTGGAACGACCATTTCCCGCTTGTTGTCTGGCAGACAGGCAGCGGCACGCAGTCCAATATGAACATGAACGAAGTGCTGGCAAGACGCGGAAACGAATTGCTGGAAGAACAGGGTTCAGACGAACGGTTGCATCCGAACGATGACGTTAACATGTCTCAGAGCTCGAATGATACATATCCGACGGCTATGCATGTGGCTGGCGTACTGGCAGTGACGGAACAGCTGCTGCCGGCGATTGAGCGGCTGCAGAAAACACTCGCAGAAAAGTCGGAGAATTTCAACGACATCATCAAAATCGGACGGACGCACCTGCAGGATGCAACCCCGCTGACGCTCGGTCAGGAAATCAGCGGCTGGCACCAGATGCTTGTGAAGTCATCACGCATGATCCAGGCAAGTGTCGATGAAATGCGGGAACTGGCAATCGGCGGCACAGCAGTTGGCACAGGGATCAACGCAGACCCGCGCTTTGGCGGACTGGTGGCGGATTTCATTGCCGAGGCAGTCGGTACGGAATTCACATCCGCTGAGAATAAATTCCATGCATTGACGAGTCATGATGAAATGGTCTTCGTTCACGGTGCCATTAAAGCACTGGCGGCAGACGCCATGAAAATCGCCAATGATGTTCGCTGGCTTGCGAGCGGACCACGAAGCGGTATCGGTGAAATCACAATTCCGGCGAATGAACCGGGCAGCTCGATCATGCCGGGTAAAGTGAATCCGACACAAAGCGAAGCATTGACGATGGTTGCGGTTCAAGTTATGGGGAACGATGCAGCGATCGGTTTCGCGGCGAGCCAAGGGAATTTTGAACTGAATGTCTTCAAACCGGTCATTGCCTATAACTTCCTGCAGTCCGTGCGGCTCTTGGCGGACAGCCTGGTCAGCTTTGACGAGAATTGTGCAATTGGCATTGAAGCGAATCTTGAAGTGATTGAAAATCACGTAAAAAATTCTCTCATGCTCGTAACAGCATTAAACCCGCACATCGGCTATGAAAAAGCGGCGAAAATTGCCAAGCAGGCTCATGAAAAAGGCACGACACTGAAAGAGTCGGCAGTGGAATCAGGACACCTGACTGCTGAACAATTCGATGAATGGGTCCGACCGGAAAACATGGTCGGTCAAAAATAAATAGCAGGTAGAAGCGGCTCCGGAGATGGAGCCGCTTCTTTTTAAGTGAACAGAAAAGTGTATCACCTAACCCAAGTCGCTATAAGCGTATTTCTTCACTTTGCTAAAGTGGCGTCTTATACTGATATAGTGACAAATTATAATTTAGAAGGAGAATTATGGATGAAACTACAACTAGCGTTAGACTTAGTGAACATTCCTGAAGCCGTTGAACTCGTAAGAGAAGTAGCGGAACATATTGATATTGTAGAGCTTGGCACGCCGGTTATTAACCGGGAAGGACTTAAAGCGGTAACAGAGTTAAAGAATGCATTTCCTGACTTAACGATCCTGGCCGACGTTAAAATTATGGACGCTGCCGGCTATGAAGTGGCTCAAGCTTCTGCAGCAGGTGCGGATATCGTGACGATTCTGGCACAGGCGGAAGACGCGTCGATCAAAGGTGCTGTTGAAGAAGCAAAAAAACAAGGCAAGAAGATCCTCGTGGATATGATTGCTGTAAAAGATATTAAAACACGCGCTGCTGAAATTGATGCATTGGGTGCTGATTATATCTGTGTTCACACTGGATATGACCTTCAGGCGGAAGGCAAAGATTCATTCGAAGACCTGCGTACGATTAAGGGCGTAGTGAAAAATGCCAAAACAGCAATCGCCGGCGGTATTAAACTGGAAACCTTACCGGAAGTGATTGAAGCGCAGCCTGATCTTGTTATTGTAGGCGGCGGCATTACAAGCAAAGAAAACAAAGAAGAAGCTGCTGCGCAAATCCGCCAGTTGATCAACGAAGGTGCAACTGTCTGATATGCAGACAATAGCTTACACCAATGAAATTCTGTCGGAGCTTACTCGCACGCTGAAGCAAGTCGATGAACAGGAAACCGAGCAATTGACAGAAGCAGTCTGGAATGCCGGGAAGGTCTTTGTCGCTGGCGGCGGCCGCTCAGGTTTCATGGCAAAAGCTTTTGTGATGCGTCTCATGCATATCGGTCTTAATCCATATGTTGTCGGAGAAACGGTAACACCTAATTTGGAACCGGGCGATTTATTTATCATTGGTTCCGGTTCAGGTGAGACGAAAAGTCTCGTTATGATGACTGAAAAGGCGAAAGACATTGGTGCGACAATTGCGGCTGTAACAACAAATCCCGGCTCATCAATCGGTCAGTTGGCTGATATCCACGTTAATGTGCCGGCACAGGCAAAAGGGGAAAATACGAGCGGCAAGTCGGTGCAGCCGATGGGTTCCCTCTTCGAACAAGCTTTATTATTGATCTATGATGCTGTTGTGATGCGGCTTATGGAGAAAAAAGAAACCAGTTCAGGAACGATGTATGGCAGACATGCCAACCTTGAATAGGGTAAAGAAAAAGCAGTGCTTTTCAATAAAGAGAAGCACTGCTTTTTCTGTTCCTTATCGAAATTAGACAAAGAAAGCACGTTGCTTTAGGGTGAGAGTATCAGATAATGATAGAGAGTACAGGAATTTGTCACAAGACGGCGAATTCGGACTTAAGATAATAGAACAGAGGTGGAATGGATGCAAAGAGCGTTTATTGTAAGCTGGAGCGGCGGTAAAGATTCAGCACTTGCCTATTACCGTGCAGTTATGGAAGGTCATGTGCCGCTAGCCCTGCTGACGATGTTTGAAGAAGATGGCGAGCGTTCCCGGTCACACGGCTTGCCACTTGAAGTACTGGAAGCCCAGGCGGCGCACATGGGGCTGCCGCTCGCAGTCGGCAAGGCCAGCTGGAGCAATTACGAAGAAGAATTTAAAAAGAAATTGAAAGCGTTCCGCGAGCAAGGTATCGAGATGGGCGTGTACGGAGACATTGACTTGGAAGACCATAAACAATGGGTGGAGAACGTCAGTGAAGCGGCCGGCATGGAAGCCTATCATCCATTGTGGCAGGAGCCGCGGCTTGCACTCCTTGAGCAATTGCTGGAAGAGGAATTCGAAGCGGTGATCACCGTGGTGGATACAACCCGGATGAGCGAGAAGTACCTCGGCAAAACATTGACGGCTGAGCTCATCAAGGAATTGGAAAGCCTTGGCATTGATGCATGCGGTGAAGAAGGCGAATTTCACACAGTGATTGTGGATGGACCGATTTTTGTGGAACGGGTGCCGCTTATGTTCGGTGATGTGCTGACGGTCGGTAATCATAGGATGCTCGACGTGAAATTGCAGACTGAGGAATGAAGATGTCCATTTGGAAGTATAAGAAAAGCGGCTCGCCTTTTAAGGTGGAGCCGCTTTTCAAGTTAAAGCAATTAAGCATCACCCCGACTGATACTGATAATCTTAAGAATTTCTTCATATTCCCGCTGCCTTTCCCTTAAGAATTAACGGCTACACTGAGTACAGATTCAGAAGGGAGCGATAAGAATGATTGCCATAACAGATCTCCACCACGCATTTACAATCGGCAAGAAAGGGGCAGAGCGCCATATGCCGGTGCTGAAAGGCGTAACGCTCACAGTAGGACAAGGGGAAATCGCGGCGATTCTCGGGAAAAGCGGTTCCGGAAAATCGACGTTGCTCAATGTCGTAGCAGGGTTTATGAAACCCGATTCCGGTTCTGTGCATGTTGCCGGACAGGAAACTACCGGATTGAAAGAAGCGGCATACGCCCGGTTCCGGCTGGCGCATTTCGGGTTCATCTATCAGAACTTTCAGCTTATGCCCGGGCTTACGGCATTTGAGAACATTGCGCTGCCGTTGAAAATCAAAGGGATCGCAAAGGAAGAACGGGAATTGAAGGTGTTGCGCTTATTGCAGGAAGTGGGGCTGCAAGATGTGGCCGATCATTATCCGAATGAGTTATCCGGCGGTCAGCAGCAGCGGGTTTCCATTGCCCGTGCGCTTGTCACGGACCCGCCGATCATTCTGGCGGACGAACCGACGGGCAGCCTCGATTCCGAAACAGAAGCGGATGTGCTGGAGCTGATCCGGTCGCTGAATGAAACCTGGGGCACAACGTTCGTCATCATCACGCATGATGACGAAGTCGCGGCTGTTGCCCACCGGCAGTACCGGCTGCATGACGGCGAACTCATGAAAGGAGAGAAGCGCTATGTTATTTAAAGACCAGGTGGGCTTCATCCGTCAACACATGAAACGCAATAAATTGCGGGTCGCCATGACGGTGCTTGCGGCCACGATGGGATGTGCCTTTCTGATCGTTTTGGCGTCTGTCGGATTCGGCCTGCATAAGACATTGATGAATGAACTGTTGAGCAATCAAACCATTACAGAGGTTCAGATTCACGGGAAAGAAGACAGCGGGGATCCGATCACGCCGGAAGAACAGGAAGCGATCCGGCAATTGCCGGGCGTCGAAGCGGTGGTGGCCCGGTCGTATCTTGAAAGTCCGTCCCGGGTGTTGCTTGATGACCGGTCGAACAGCGCACAAATCGTGCTGACCGACGCTGAGCAGGAAACAGAAGCGGAATTGGATCTGTCTGCCGGTGCGATGCCAACGTCCCGGGATGAAGTCATCGTCGGTTATCATTTTGCTGAAAATCTGCTGACAGAGCAGGGAATCGCCACACCCGAAGAAGGTGAAATGCCGACTGGCTACCAGGGTGAACTGATTGGTGAAACCATCCAATTGGAAGTGACATCGAATGATCCGGAGAATCCGGAAACGAAAACATGGGAATTTACCATTGCCGGTATCGCAGAAGAGCCTGCACAGGACTGGCGGGTCGATAACCAAGTATTGGTCGATGAATCCTTCCGGGAGGAATTCTCCGCGTTCGCAACGCCGGAGGGGGAAGAAGTTGCTCCATATTTCGAAATAAACGCCTATGCCAAAGATCTGGAAGCTGTCCAGGCGGTGACCGAAACGCTGAAAGCAGAAGGGTATTACGTCTATTCGGTAACGGAAGAAATGACCACGATAAACTTGTTTTTTAATGTGCTGAAGGCGGGACTTATTTTTGTCGGGACGATCGCCGTATTGATCGCATCAATCGGCATCTTCAATACGATGACGATGGCCGTCACCGAACGGACGCGTGAAATTGGCGTGATGAAAGCGATCGGTGTGCAGCCAAAACTCATCCAACGGCTGTTTTTGATGGAAAGCGCCTGGATCGGCCTCGTCGGGACAGCGCTGGCAGTCGCAATTTCCTACGCAGTGAGCTCTCTCGTCAATTGGCTCATTCCGAAAATCGTACTCAATATTCTTGCCGAAGACGGAGCGGGAGCAGCGGACATGACCATTATCGTTTCCGCCATTCCGTGGCAACTGGTCGTGATCGCCTCACTTATTTCCATCGGTGTCGCGATGGTTTCTGGCTGGCGGCCGGCACGCAAGGCGACCCGGATTGATGTCATCCAGGCGCTGCGGCAGGAATTGTAGAAACAGCTGGGCCTGTGTCGTCTTCTCTATCAGAAGCGGTACAGGTCTGCCGGTTATTCCGGTAAATTGCGAAGGTCTAACAAAGTTTTGCTTAGGTTCCTTCTTTCTCGATGACTATTCGCTCAGATAAGATTTATGGGGCGAAAAAAGGACGGAATGCTACCTATGGAAAGCATTTCGGGATGCGAATAAAAGCCTGAAAACTTGTCTGAAAATATAGTATTTTAAACACTTGGAACCGCTTTCA
Above is a genomic segment from Planococcus lenghuensis containing:
- the hxlA gene encoding 3-hexulose-6-phosphate synthase; the encoded protein is MKLQLALDLVNIPEAVELVREVAEHIDIVELGTPVINREGLKAVTELKNAFPDLTILADVKIMDAAGYEVAQASAAGADIVTILAQAEDASIKGAVEEAKKQGKKILVDMIAVKDIKTRAAEIDALGADYICVHTGYDLQAEGKDSFEDLRTIKGVVKNAKTAIAGGIKLETLPEVIEAQPDLVIVGGGITSKENKEEAAAQIRQLINEGATV
- a CDS encoding ABC transporter ATP-binding protein; the encoded protein is MIAITDLHHAFTIGKKGAERHMPVLKGVTLTVGQGEIAAILGKSGSGKSTLLNVVAGFMKPDSGSVHVAGQETTGLKEAAYARFRLAHFGFIYQNFQLMPGLTAFENIALPLKIKGIAKEERELKVLRLLQEVGLQDVADHYPNELSGGQQQRVSIARALVTDPPIILADEPTGSLDSETEADVLELIRSLNETWGTTFVIITHDDEVAAVAHRQYRLHDGELMKGEKRYVI
- a CDS encoding P-loop NTPase family protein, whose protein sequence is MNKIMVIGVSAGAGKSTFARELGVRTGLPVHHLDAHFWNAGWVESTPEEFIEKTAILLREKEWIIDGNYSATFEMRAAEADTMIYLELPLRVCLYRVLKRWVSNLGHTRPDMPESCEEKMDKEFLSFIIRTYATRKVKMRHRLQQFEEARPGNRSIILRGKRQIEGFLDTFPVMKGGFSE
- a CDS encoding LPXTG cell wall anchor domain-containing protein, producing the protein MKNKLTAWLIGSFLALGFATGVSADNHIEDTLNCGDFEGDTEGLVELWYENDFDAENDPHNLDGDADGLPCEVLQADFDAYAAEQEAGTDTEDPVEGTTDEEETDEDAASEDTEDTVTNDRDCDYFATHEDALDFWFTNGYSADNDPHRLDGDDDGIPCEVTADEYDAFVADWNDDEEGNEEEEAIDENEATDEDEAAADEDEEEGEPLPDTATSNPLMMLFGTAIAGAGALLMLRRKEGKTQA
- a CDS encoding UDP-N-acetylmuramoyl-L-alanyl-D-glutamate--2,6-diaminopimelate ligase, translated to MTIKRNRLGGATAMNLSFDKDFPIRSLSFHGPIQQEISSVIYNSENVTDGAVFVCIPGENTDGHFYIEEAVAKGAAVIIGSDAVVLDSYKNRFENVTFALVEDPREALALFSIALSEVVQDRLVKVGITGTNGKTTVAAYVRNLFNLVGMPCGLVGTNGVYTSKSKLAFKKTTPIKPLSADLHRIFSILTEHGDEAVSMEVTSIALDQKRTYGVEFEVAVHTNLSEEHLEYHKTIACYRQAKLKLFSQTKKAVVNLDDRGMAREILETADCPILTYSQKPGRGAHLTWTNVRHTAEGMRFDLIWQGDTHSVTMPLFADYNVGNMAAAIGALLQADIPMERVLPILPEVERVEGRFQLINGPEERRIIIDYAHTPVALNKVLKASNELKHNRLIALIAGIGIRDFGKMPKMARAAEGKADVLVVTVDHPGDHEPEVVINEVMKGFSIPHKQQVMTAMTRKAAVEAALQESGPGDIILLTSGCINGAQIIKGEYVPHSDEEIIDQFFLAQR
- a CDS encoding NUDIX hydrolase; this translates as MATEWIQAADEERRPAGVFARHHIHERGLLHETFHCWLVHGEEVLLQTRSSGKKDFPGLLDISAAGHLLAGETVQDGVRELYEELGVRVDFNSLVPLGVIKDEIRLPGFIDKEWTHVYLLEIPKETPFILQEEEVERVEWFHLEKLQQLWAGQEIQAGGRNLKKTDIVPHEDRYMLTVFDGIQRYMALKE
- a CDS encoding Dph6-related ATP pyrophosphatase; the protein is MQRAFIVSWSGGKDSALAYYRAVMEGHVPLALLTMFEEDGERSRSHGLPLEVLEAQAAHMGLPLAVGKASWSNYEEEFKKKLKAFREQGIEMGVYGDIDLEDHKQWVENVSEAAGMEAYHPLWQEPRLALLEQLLEEEFEAVITVVDTTRMSEKYLGKTLTAELIKELESLGIDACGEEGEFHTVIVDGPIFVERVPLMFGDVLTVGNHRMLDVKLQTEE
- a CDS encoding ABC transporter permease; this translates as MLFKDQVGFIRQHMKRNKLRVAMTVLAATMGCAFLIVLASVGFGLHKTLMNELLSNQTITEVQIHGKEDSGDPITPEEQEAIRQLPGVEAVVARSYLESPSRVLLDDRSNSAQIVLTDAEQETEAELDLSAGAMPTSRDEVIVGYHFAENLLTEQGIATPEEGEMPTGYQGELIGETIQLEVTSNDPENPETKTWEFTIAGIAEEPAQDWRVDNQVLVDESFREEFSAFATPEGEEVAPYFEINAYAKDLEAVQAVTETLKAEGYYVYSVTEEMTTINLFFNVLKAGLIFVGTIAVLIASIGIFNTMTMAVTERTREIGVMKAIGVQPKLIQRLFLMESAWIGLVGTALAVAISYAVSSLVNWLIPKIVLNILAEDGAGAADMTIIVSAIPWQLVVIASLISIGVAMVSGWRPARKATRIDVIQALRQEL
- a CDS encoding cold-shock protein: MEQGKVKWFNSEKGFGFIERDGGDDVFVHFSAIQGEGFKTLDEGQDVSFDIEQGQRGLQASNVVKL
- the fumC gene encoding class II fumarate hydratase; this encodes MEFRTEKDTIGEIQVPADKLWGAQTQRSKQNFAIGTEKMPHEVVMAFAQLKKATAKANHKLGKLSDAKMEAIAAAADEVIAGKWNDHFPLVVWQTGSGTQSNMNMNEVLARRGNELLEEQGSDERLHPNDDVNMSQSSNDTYPTAMHVAGVLAVTEQLLPAIERLQKTLAEKSENFNDIIKIGRTHLQDATPLTLGQEISGWHQMLVKSSRMIQASVDEMRELAIGGTAVGTGINADPRFGGLVADFIAEAVGTEFTSAENKFHALTSHDEMVFVHGAIKALAADAMKIANDVRWLASGPRSGIGEITIPANEPGSSIMPGKVNPTQSEALTMVAVQVMGNDAAIGFAASQGNFELNVFKPVIAYNFLQSVRLLADSLVSFDENCAIGIEANLEVIENHVKNSLMLVTALNPHIGYEKAAKIAKQAHEKGTTLKESAVESGHLTAEQFDEWVRPENMVGQK
- the hxlB gene encoding 6-phospho-3-hexuloisomerase gives rise to the protein MQTIAYTNEILSELTRTLKQVDEQETEQLTEAVWNAGKVFVAGGGRSGFMAKAFVMRLMHIGLNPYVVGETVTPNLEPGDLFIIGSGSGETKSLVMMTEKAKDIGATIAAVTTNPGSSIGQLADIHVNVPAQAKGENTSGKSVQPMGSLFEQALLLIYDAVVMRLMEKKETSSGTMYGRHANLE